In Spirosoma sp. KUDC1026, the sequence CTCGTCAACGAGGGCATGCGGAAAATGCTCGAAGGGTTTCCCATCAATGCCCACCCAATGAGCGTGCTGGCGTCGCTGGTAAGCGGCATGAGCGCGTTCTATCCGGATTCGTACGAAGGAACGACCGATACATCGGATCGGGACATTATCCGGCTCATGGCGAAATTGCCAACCATTGCTACCTGGTCGTACAAACGGTCGCAGGGGCACCCGATCAACTACCCCCAGAACAACCTCGATTATATTCAGAACTTTCTGCATATGATGTTCGCACTGCCGGTAGAAGACTACACAGTCGATCCGGTCATTGCCGAAGCGCTGAACATCCTCCTGATCCTGCACGCTGACCACGAACAGAACTGCTCGACCTCAACGGTTCGGCTGGTTGGTTCGTCGCAGGCTAATCTGTACTCGTCGATCTCGGCGGGGATCAGCGCACTCTGGGGCCCCCTGCACGGCGGTGCGAACCAGGAAGTGATCGAAATGCTGGAAGAAATCAAAGCCGGTGGTGGCGACGTAGCGAAATACGTAGATATGGCGAAGAACGCGAAAACAACCGGCTTCCGGCTGTTCGGCTTTGGCCACCGCGTGTACAAAAACTTCGACCCCCGCGCCAAGATCATTAAGAAAGCGGCCGACGACGTACTGAGCAAACTGGGCGTGAATGATCCCGTTCTGGAAATTGCCAAAGGCCTGGAAGAAGCCGCCCTGAACGACGAATACTTCATCTCGCGCAAGCTGTACCCCAACGTCGATTTCTATTCGGGTATCATCTACCGCGCACTAGGCATTCCAACGAATATGTTTACGGTGATGTTCGCCATCGGTCGCCTGCCGGGCTGGATTGCGCAGTGGAAAGAAATGCGCGAAACAAAAGAACCAATCGGGCGTCCCCGCCAGATTTACGTTGGCTCAGAACTACGTGAGTTCGTTCCAATGGAAAATCGGTAAGAGACGCTACATTACAAGAAAAGGGCAGGATGTGAATCCTGCCCTTTTTTGCTTTTCTTTTCAATACAGGGTTTTACCGCTTTCGTTCCGACCGGGCAATTTAGTAGGTGTTTG encodes:
- a CDS encoding citrate synthase, with the translated sequence MANAAELTVDGKSYSFPTLEGSEHEKAFDISSLRDQTGYVTLDRGYKNTGATKSAITFLNGEEGILRYRGYSIEDLAAKASFLEVAYLLIYGELPTQEQFSEFENAIRRHTLVNEGMRKMLEGFPINAHPMSVLASLVSGMSAFYPDSYEGTTDTSDRDIIRLMAKLPTIATWSYKRSQGHPINYPQNNLDYIQNFLHMMFALPVEDYTVDPVIAEALNILLILHADHEQNCSTSTVRLVGSSQANLYSSISAGISALWGPLHGGANQEVIEMLEEIKAGGGDVAKYVDMAKNAKTTGFRLFGFGHRVYKNFDPRAKIIKKAADDVLSKLGVNDPVLEIAKGLEEAALNDEYFISRKLYPNVDFYSGIIYRALGIPTNMFTVMFAIGRLPGWIAQWKEMRETKEPIGRPRQIYVGSELREFVPMENR